CGAAGGGGATCTCGTCGAGCTTCAGATTGTGTTCCTCGAGGTTCTCGTGGAGATTGTACAGGGCCTCCACGTTCGCGTCGATACGGCACTCGTCGCTGTCGGCCACGAACACGATCCCGTCGACCCCGCGCAGGATGAGCTTGCGGCTCGCGTTGTAGTAGACCTGCCCCGGCACCGTGTACAGGTGGAAGCGGGTCTTGAACCCCTTCACCGTGCCGAGT
The sequence above is a segment of the Candidatus Krumholzibacteriia bacterium genome. Coding sequences within it:
- a CDS encoding ADP-ribosylation factor-like protein, whose translation is LGTVKGFKTRFHLYTVPGQVYYNASRKLILRGVDGIVFVADSDECRIDANVEALYNLHENLEEHNLKLDEIPFVMQWNKRDVPSALPTDELETELNPEGFKSFEAVAISGDGVFDTLKCVSKEVLHKLN